The following are encoded in a window of Campylobacter sp. MIT 12-8780 genomic DNA:
- the metF gene encoding methylenetetrahydrofolate reductase [NAD(P)H] → MNAKASFSFEIFPPRKSDSIDKIYTTLEQLKDLKPDFISVTFGAGGSINSQNTLDIASLVQDRYKTSSIVHLPCIHQNKAQISSILNECKKRGLQKILALRGDIVEGKEKSVDFAYASDLVRFIKEQGDFEIYAACYPEKHNEALNFTEDIHHLKEKVDAGANTLLTQLFFDNEDFYRFKEYCDIANIKAEIKAGIMPIANKRQVLKITSMCGSKIPAKFAKILHKYEHNDKAMIDAGIAYAIDQIVDLLTNGVSGIHLYTMNNAYVAKKVFEATHSLFEA, encoded by the coding sequence ATGAATGCAAAAGCAAGTTTTTCTTTTGAAATTTTTCCACCAAGAAAAAGTGATAGTATAGATAAAATTTACACCACTTTAGAACAGCTCAAAGACTTAAAGCCTGATTTTATCAGTGTAACTTTTGGGGCAGGTGGAAGTATCAATTCGCAAAACACCCTTGACATAGCAAGCTTAGTGCAAGATCGCTATAAAACCTCAAGTATAGTGCATTTGCCTTGCATTCATCAAAATAAAGCCCAAATTTCAAGCATTTTAAATGAATGCAAAAAACGAGGGCTTCAAAAAATCCTTGCCCTAAGAGGTGATATAGTCGAGGGTAAGGAAAAAAGCGTGGATTTTGCGTATGCAAGTGATTTGGTGCGTTTTATCAAAGAACAAGGCGACTTTGAAATTTATGCAGCTTGCTATCCTGAAAAGCATAATGAGGCTTTAAATTTCACTGAAGATATTCATCACTTAAAAGAAAAGGTTGATGCAGGAGCAAACACGCTTTTAACTCAGCTTTTCTTTGACAATGAAGACTTTTACCGCTTCAAAGAATACTGCGATATAGCAAATATAAAAGCTGAAATCAAAGCAGGCATAATGCCTATAGCCAACAAACGTCAAGTGCTTAAAATCACAAGTATGTGCGGATCAAAAATCCCAGCTAAATTTGCAAAAATACTACACAAATATGAACACAACGATAAAGCCATGATAGATGCTGGTATAGCTTATGCTATCGATCAAATCGTTGATTTACTCACAAATGGCGTAAGTGGCATTCATCTTTATACTATGAATAATGCCTATGTAGCAAAAAAGGTTTTTGAAGCAACACATAGCTTGTTTGAAGCATAA
- a CDS encoding glucosaminidase domain-containing protein, with the protein MKPSIIFLKLCLPIFVLAFEAGFDKEYYKLSADEKRKVFIEKIDTLLDHSFEKVAQEQAFIRNFFETHAKAGFRNISKTELQTLIALKEKYRVKNLFDFKEYQKRIGVVPKSMGIAQALVESGTGTSRFAREANNLFGEWTWGEKGLVPKHRKRGKTHKIKIFDSLQESVDSYLLNLNRHFAYEEFRTKRFKALQEGREFKGLEAIKTLYNYSEIKGEYEKILKNVIEKYKLYLLD; encoded by the coding sequence TTGAAGCCAAGTATAATTTTTCTTAAGCTTTGCTTGCCTATCTTTGTTTTAGCCTTTGAAGCTGGTTTTGACAAGGAGTATTATAAGCTTAGTGCTGATGAAAAAAGAAAAGTTTTTATCGAAAAAATTGATACCTTACTTGATCATTCTTTTGAAAAGGTTGCGCAAGAACAAGCCTTTATAAGAAATTTCTTTGAAACGCATGCTAAGGCTGGCTTTAGAAATATCAGCAAAACAGAGCTTCAAACACTCATCGCGCTCAAAGAAAAATACAGAGTGAAAAATCTTTTTGATTTTAAAGAGTATCAAAAACGCATAGGTGTAGTGCCAAAGTCCATGGGTATAGCTCAAGCTCTAGTTGAAAGCGGCACAGGCACAAGCCGTTTTGCTAGGGAAGCAAATAATCTTTTTGGCGAATGGACTTGGGGCGAAAAAGGCTTGGTGCCAAAGCACAGAAAAAGGGGCAAAACGCACAAAATCAAGATCTTTGATAGCTTGCAAGAAAGCGTTGATTCATATCTTTTAAATCTTAACAGGCATTTTGCATACGAGGAGTTTCGAACAAAACGTTTTAAAGCCTTGCAAGAAGGGCGTGAATTTAAGGGCTTAGAAGCGATTAAAACCTTGTATAATTACTCAGAAATCAAAGGCGAATACGAAAAAATTCTCAAAAATGTGATTGAAAAATATAAGCTTTATTTATTGGATTAA
- a CDS encoding putative transporter codes for MFSAFFASKKWALWAYLGLFFLLFCLYIQTNLNVAINEWYKDFYNVLQKPQIKPLEQTSTKDEATTSTQNTQANHSSTQDTTKDEKSKEQNTSKQDEQKTKQNENDDNTTFLNALAMKYYKSLTKSHFGENGVDKQSYIIEDFYALIVIFLFIAIPYVLVATINIYFASVYAFKWREAMTFEYLRFWKNKDDNIEGSSQRIQEDIYNFSKIVESLGLAFVRAVMILIAFIPILWALSASVNVPILRDIEGSLVYIAFLISVGGLIISWFVGIKLPGLEYNNQKAEAAFRKELVYAEDDRKNYAKNETMLELFTGLKFNYKRLFLHYGYFNIWLILFEQMIVIVPLLIMAPSLFIGAIGLGIVMQMNNAFDQVRSSFSVFITNWTKITELRSIYKRLKEFEKNIAYKKH; via the coding sequence ATGTTTTCAGCGTTTTTTGCTTCTAAAAAATGGGCTTTGTGGGCTTATTTGGGTTTATTTTTCTTGCTTTTTTGTCTGTATATACAAACCAATCTTAATGTTGCCATAAATGAATGGTATAAAGATTTTTACAATGTCTTGCAAAAACCACAAATCAAACCTTTAGAACAAACAAGCACCAAAGATGAAGCGACAACTTCCACGCAAAATACTCAAGCTAACCATTCCTCTACCCAAGATACAACTAAAGATGAAAAAAGCAAAGAGCAAAACACAAGCAAGCAAGATGAGCAAAAAACTAAGCAAAATGAAAATGATGATAACACCACTTTCTTAAATGCTTTGGCGATGAAATATTACAAAAGCCTCACAAAAAGTCATTTTGGTGAAAATGGCGTAGATAAGCAAAGCTATATAATCGAGGATTTTTATGCTTTGATTGTGATTTTTTTATTTATCGCTATACCTTATGTTTTGGTTGCTACTATAAATATTTACTTTGCAAGTGTATATGCCTTTAAATGGCGTGAAGCGATGACTTTTGAATATTTGCGTTTTTGGAAAAATAAAGATGATAATATCGAAGGCAGTTCTCAAAGAATTCAAGAAGATATTTATAATTTCTCAAAGATAGTTGAAAGTTTGGGGCTTGCCTTTGTTCGAGCTGTGATGATACTCATCGCTTTTATCCCTATACTTTGGGCTTTAAGCGCTTCTGTGAATGTGCCTATTTTAAGGGATATTGAGGGTTCTTTGGTGTATATAGCCTTTTTGATCTCTGTTGGAGGCTTGATTATATCGTGGTTTGTAGGTATAAAACTGCCCGGACTTGAGTATAATAACCAAAAAGCAGAGGCTGCTTTTAGAAAAGAACTTGTCTATGCAGAAGATGATCGCAAAAACTACGCTAAAAATGAAACTATGCTTGAGCTTTTTACAGGACTTAAATTTAACTACAAAAGGCTTTTTTTGCATTATGGATATTTTAATATTTGGCTTATTTTATTTGAACAGATGATCGTTATCGTGCCACTTTTAATCATGGCACCTTCGCTTTTCATCGGCGCTATAGGGCTTGGCATAGTTATGCAGATGAATAATGCCTTTGATCAGGTGCGAAGCTCTTTTAGTGTTTTTATCACAAACTGGACAAAGATCACCGAGCTTAGAAGTATATACAAACGTTTGAAAGAATTTGAAAAAAATATCGCTTATAAAAAGCATTAG
- a CDS encoding glycosyltransferase family 9 protein, with protein sequence MKEPKVIAFDRRLGVGDIISSLPALYVIKQLYPRAKLLLFTSKVGFYLCKNFDFIDRIFLQGLEFTQNDENLPQIIDEYNIDTLILAHRTSKNIKFAKQSKCKNIITWRHLHTLFSPRFKHPKHIKRLKRLEIQRCLDLVRMIDPKRYDAKIKEFDLKTMPIQIQSDRENIEYINAFLKPIQKDFKHIIGLSCFGISSAHYNLKMNDWVELTKALAGRFKNFLFVFMNFKQSGYEFEDFKEENIKVFNNDENLLHLVELTRRLKLCISLSTGNIHIADNLKIDTLGFYPQTDSVLFPCGNYGGHFDALFLPKDWHNEYELYKDEFYKLAQKVLSKIEE encoded by the coding sequence ATGAAAGAACCAAAGGTTATCGCTTTTGATAGAAGGTTAGGAGTAGGGGATATCATCTCATCTTTACCTGCTTTGTATGTGATAAAGCAGCTTTACCCAAGGGCTAAGCTTTTGCTTTTTACGAGCAAAGTTGGCTTTTATTTGTGTAAAAATTTTGATTTTATTGATAGAATTTTTTTGCAAGGGCTTGAATTTACTCAAAATGATGAGAATCTGCCCCAAATCATCGATGAATACAACATCGACACACTCATCCTCGCCCATAGAACGAGCAAAAATATCAAATTTGCCAAGCAAAGTAAATGCAAAAATATCATCACTTGGAGGCATTTACACACGCTTTTTTCGCCTCGTTTTAAACACCCAAAGCATATCAAACGTTTAAAAAGGCTTGAAATTCAACGTTGTTTGGACTTGGTAAGGATGATTGATCCTAAACGTTATGATGCAAAGATAAAAGAGTTTGATCTTAAAACTATGCCTATACAAATTCAAAGTGATAGGGAAAATATAGAGTATATCAATGCCTTTTTAAAGCCTATACAAAAGGACTTTAAGCATATCATAGGTTTGAGTTGTTTTGGAATTTCTTCGGCTCATTATAATCTAAAAATGAATGATTGGGTAGAGCTTACAAAGGCTTTGGCAGGGCGTTTTAAAAATTTTTTATTTGTTTTTATGAATTTTAAACAAAGTGGTTATGAATTTGAGGATTTTAAAGAAGAAAATATCAAAGTTTTTAATAATGATGAAAATTTGCTTCATCTTGTGGAGCTTACAAGAAGATTAAAGCTTTGCATAAGCCTTTCAACGGGCAATATCCACATAGCCGATAATCTTAAAATTGATACTTTGGGCTTTTATCCGCAAACTGATAGCGTGCTTTTTCCTTGTGGAAACTATGGGGGACACTTTGATGCGCTTTTCTTGCCAAAAGATTGGCATAATGAATACGAATTGTATAAAGATGAGTTTTATAAACTCGCTCAAAAGGTTTTGAGTAAAATTGAGGAGTAG
- a CDS encoding glycosyltransferase family 9 protein, producing MSLGGRLSDFELDILLLAGYKYGDMISLAQTSKAKRIIAPAYLQTFFAKRIEVFFYNQFRPHREVFKALELVRRIDKKHFDENISKIDFKHLALKTLPQHQRYIDTLFKSFKAEQFKLIVGINAFANSAYKFVPQDYAYLAKNLAREFPQVLFVMMSYDGNLIRYKEFEEENIQIFIGDNELFHLIELTSRLDMLISPDTGNVHIADIFKVSILQTMKTNLRLKWGGGSWGNECQMLLLNNKWIKNYNKLKLGFNKLAKDMIARLLDKA from the coding sequence ATGAGCTTGGGGGGGCGTTTGAGTGATTTTGAACTTGATATTTTGCTTCTTGCAGGGTATAAATACGGTGATATGATCAGTCTAGCTCAAACAAGTAAGGCAAAAAGAATCATTGCTCCAGCTTATCTTCAAACTTTTTTTGCAAAGAGGATAGAGGTCTTTTTTTATAATCAATTTCGCCCTCACAGAGAGGTGTTTAAGGCTCTTGAGTTGGTAAGAAGGATCGATAAAAAGCATTTTGATGAGAATATTTCAAAGATTGATTTTAAACACCTTGCTTTAAAAACCCTGCCTCAGCATCAAAGATATATTGACACGCTTTTTAAAAGCTTTAAGGCTGAACAATTTAAGCTTATCGTAGGCATCAATGCTTTTGCAAACTCAGCTTATAAATTTGTCCCTCAAGATTATGCGTATTTAGCAAAGAATTTGGCACGCGAGTTTCCGCAAGTGCTTTTTGTGATGATGAGCTATGATGGAAATCTGATAAGGTATAAAGAATTTGAAGAAGAAAATATCCAAATTTTTATAGGCGATAATGAGCTTTTTCATCTGATCGAGCTTACAAGTAGGCTTGATATGCTCATAAGTCCAGATACGGGTAATGTGCATATAGCTGATATATTTAAGGTAAGCATACTCCAAACGATGAAAACGAATTTAAGGCTTAAATGGGGCGGAGGAAGCTGGGGTAATGAATGTCAAATGCTTTTGTTGAATAACAAATGGATAAAAAACTATAACAAACTCAAGCTTGGATTTAATAAATTAGCCAAAGATATGATAGCTAGGCTTTTAGATAAAGCCTAA
- the coaE gene encoding dephospho-CoA kinase (Dephospho-CoA kinase (CoaE) performs the final step in coenzyme A biosynthesis.) — MSEVFFVTASIACGKSTFMQIAKNKGFKVLNADMIAHELLDENALKIVDLFDDKSLIKEQKIDRKALANIVFNDHLAKEKLENFLHPKIRTEIIKQIKLLKNFSPIFVELPLFFETKAYFELGKSILIYAPKELSLKRLMQRDSLSEKEALQRLEAQMDIEKKLELADFVIKNEGNLEEFKQNCEEFFDTIKLLNKGKNEIL, encoded by the coding sequence ATGAGCGAAGTTTTTTTTGTAACAGCAAGTATAGCTTGTGGTAAATCAACTTTTATGCAAATTGCCAAAAACAAAGGTTTCAAGGTGCTTAATGCAGATATGATAGCTCATGAACTTTTAGATGAAAATGCTTTAAAAATCGTTGATTTATTTGATGATAAAAGCTTGATAAAAGAGCAAAAAATCGATAGAAAAGCCTTAGCAAACATAGTTTTTAACGATCATCTTGCCAAAGAAAAGCTTGAAAATTTTTTACACCCTAAAATTAGGACTGAAATCATAAAACAAATCAAGCTTTTAAAAAATTTTAGTCCCATTTTTGTAGAGCTGCCTTTATTTTTTGAGACAAAAGCATATTTTGAACTTGGAAAAAGTATCTTAATCTACGCCCCTAAAGAACTCAGTCTAAAACGTTTAATGCAAAGAGATAGTTTGAGTGAAAAAGAAGCTTTACAAAGGCTTGAAGCTCAAATGGATATTGAAAAGAAGCTTGAACTTGCCGATTTTGTTATCAAAAACGAGGGAAATTTAGAGGAATTTAAGCAAAACTGCGAGGAATTTTTTGATACAATCAAGCTTTTAAACAAGGGTAAAAATGAAATTTTATAA
- a CDS encoding ATP-binding protein: MKILNFFYENPPEFKGLFERKIRLDSKHTLLCGALKSGKKALILNYLRDFKTEEFLFLNFKDLRFSLQALEHLEAFLQDKVIKIIVFYGIDINFKFDFSKLLSKYQFILASEFSSLNFKDFEKIELDFLDFEEFLSQNSTKNATSSQLGNYLQSGRANLSENIELNDYLRSHFTALELEIFKFIALHLGLEFSVNALYTKLKKEMKISKDKLYECIDLLCQRGLIFFVPHHQKRLKKAYFTDFAFKNALLIQRDFSTLFANLVLCELFKFKQPIFYTKEFDFYLEKSKIGFICSALQDIDLLRLKAQKILPKALEKEIFHVVFVTLSSQDQFFEQGVKFEIVPFETWALSF; this comes from the coding sequence TTGAAAATTTTAAATTTTTTTTATGAAAATCCACCGGAATTTAAAGGGCTTTTTGAGAGAAAAATTCGCCTTGATAGCAAACACACCTTGCTATGTGGAGCGTTAAAAAGCGGCAAAAAAGCCTTGATCTTAAACTACTTGAGGGATTTTAAGACTGAAGAGTTTTTGTTTTTAAATTTTAAGGATTTAAGGTTTAGCTTGCAAGCTTTAGAGCATTTAGAGGCTTTTTTGCAAGATAAGGTTATTAAAATCATCGTTTTTTATGGTATTGATATAAATTTTAAGTTTGATTTCTCAAAGCTTTTATCAAAATATCAGTTTATCTTGGCAAGTGAGTTTTCAAGCTTAAATTTTAAGGATTTTGAAAAAATAGAGCTTGATTTTTTGGATTTTGAGGAGTTTTTAAGCCAAAACAGCACCAAAAATGCTACCAGCTCGCAACTTGGCAACTACTTGCAAAGCGGAAGGGCAAATTTAAGCGAAAATATAGAGCTAAATGATTATCTACGAAGCCATTTTACCGCTCTTGAACTTGAGATTTTTAAATTTATAGCCTTGCATTTAGGGCTTGAGTTCAGCGTTAATGCTCTTTATACCAAGCTTAAAAAGGAAATGAAAATTTCAAAAGATAAGCTTTATGAGTGCATTGACTTGCTTTGTCAAAGGGGGTTGATTTTTTTTGTCCCTCATCATCAAAAACGCCTTAAAAAAGCGTATTTTACAGACTTTGCTTTTAAAAATGCCTTGCTGATACAAAGGGATTTTTCAACGCTTTTTGCTAATCTTGTATTGTGTGAGCTTTTTAAATTTAAACAGCCTATTTTTTACACAAAAGAATTTGATTTTTATCTTGAAAAAAGTAAGATAGGCTTTATTTGTAGTGCTTTGCAGGATATTGATTTATTGCGTTTAAAAGCTCAAAAAATTTTACCAAAGGCTTTGGAAAAAGAAATTTTTCATGTGGTTTTTGTTACGCTTTCATCACAAGATCAGTTTTTTGAACAAGGCGTGAAATTTGAGATCGTGCCTTTTGAAACTTGGGCTTTAAGTTTTTAA
- the purM gene encoding phosphoribosylformylglycinamidine cyclo-ligase — protein sequence MKISYEQAGVSIDNGNAFVEAIKPLVKQTFSPQVLGGIGSFSGAFELPSGYKKPVLLAATDGVGTKLRLAIDAQRYESIGQDLVAMCVNDLICNFATPLFFLDYYATAKLDVEVAKSVVAGIARACKIAQCALIGGETAEMPSMYAPKDFDLAGFAVGMAEKEEIDRTSFVKNGDLLLALPSSGLHSNGYSLARKVLFEALGLKFDDKIEGKKLIDILLEPTRIYVKDFLKLKPFINALAHITGGGLVENLPRVFPKGLGAVIRKHHLKTPEIFYTIGEAVEEAEMYRSFNMGVGLVLVVSPENVSKVLENSDAFIIGEVVINEGVVLE from the coding sequence ATGAAAATTTCATACGAGCAAGCTGGAGTAAGCATAGATAATGGCAATGCCTTTGTAGAGGCGATTAAGCCTTTGGTAAAGCAGACTTTTTCGCCTCAGGTTTTAGGTGGCATTGGTTCTTTTTCTGGAGCTTTTGAGCTACCAAGTGGCTATAAAAAGCCCGTGCTTTTAGCCGCGACTGATGGGGTTGGCACTAAGCTTCGTTTGGCAATTGACGCGCAAAGATATGAGAGTATAGGGCAGGATTTGGTGGCTATGTGCGTGAATGACTTGATTTGCAATTTTGCTACACCTTTGTTTTTTTTGGATTATTATGCTACAGCTAAGCTTGATGTGGAAGTTGCAAAAAGCGTGGTTGCAGGTATTGCTAGGGCTTGTAAGATAGCCCAGTGTGCTTTAATAGGTGGTGAAACAGCTGAAATGCCTTCTATGTATGCGCCAAAGGATTTTGATTTAGCTGGTTTTGCTGTGGGTATGGCTGAAAAAGAAGAGATTGACAGAACGAGCTTTGTTAAAAACGGCGATTTGCTTTTAGCTCTGCCAAGTTCTGGGCTTCATTCAAATGGCTATTCTTTAGCTAGAAAGGTGCTTTTTGAGGCTTTAGGGCTTAAATTTGATGATAAGATCGAGGGTAAAAAGCTCATCGATATCTTGCTTGAGCCAACGCGAATTTATGTTAAAGACTTTTTAAAGCTTAAGCCTTTTATCAATGCTTTAGCTCATATCACCGGTGGAGGTTTGGTAGAAAATCTGCCAAGAGTGTTCCCTAAGGGCTTAGGAGCAGTGATTAGAAAGCATCATCTTAAAACTCCTGAAATTTTTTACACCATAGGCGAGGCAGTAGAAGAAGCTGAAATGTATAGAAGTTTTAATATGGGCGTGGGACTTGTGCTAGTCGTTTCTCCAGAAAATGTTTCAAAAGTGCTTGAAAATTCAGATGCTTTCATCATCGGCGAAGTTGTTATCAATGAAGGCGTGGTGCTTGAATGA
- a CDS encoding superoxide dismutase family protein, translating into MKKILLGSVLASSVLFAANTEVFDPKSVKDHLVIKMQVLDQKKNKDAGEVIAVQTAYGVAFFPQLKGLEAGIHGFHVHENADCGATDKGLGMKAGGHWDPEKTEGHSLPWDDKGHKGDLPALYVDKDGNANNPVLAPKIKNLNELKKHALMIHFGGDNHSDHPATLGGGGARMACGVIK; encoded by the coding sequence ATGAAAAAAATTCTTTTAGGTTCTGTGTTAGCAAGTTCTGTGCTTTTTGCTGCAAATACTGAAGTTTTTGATCCAAAATCAGTTAAGGATCATTTAGTGATTAAAATGCAAGTTTTAGATCAAAAAAAGAACAAAGATGCTGGAGAAGTCATCGCTGTGCAAACAGCTTATGGAGTGGCATTTTTTCCACAACTTAAAGGCTTAGAAGCTGGAATTCACGGCTTTCATGTGCATGAAAACGCAGATTGTGGAGCAACTGATAAAGGCTTAGGTATGAAAGCTGGAGGACACTGGGATCCTGAAAAAACAGAAGGGCATTCACTTCCTTGGGATGACAAAGGGCATAAAGGCGATTTGCCAGCACTTTATGTTGATAAAGATGGCAACGCAAACAATCCTGTTTTAGCACCAAAGATTAAAAACTTAAATGAGCTTAAAAAACATGCTTTAATGATCCACTTTGGTGGGGATAATCACAGCGATCACCCAGCTACACTTGGTGGTGGCGGAGCTAGAATGGCTTGTGGTGTGATTAAATAA
- the dapF gene encoding diaminopimelate epimerase yields the protein MKFYKYCASGNDFVLFYSDKKGDFKELAIKLCNRYSGIGADGLIVILPHEKYDFEWQFYNCDASEPAMCGNGSRAAAHFACHILKMKPNLSFLTKAGVIKANVEEDIVETQLTKVKDEVQSFEFEGKKWQICDTGVPHLVHFCEDLSEFDLKTCQILRQKYNANVNYAKIEHEKLLRVRTFERGVENETLACGTGMAACFYLGVLQSKLEKNIKVLPKSEEELSLRLDEEGNIFFQGKVRYCFEAKYNFS from the coding sequence ATGAAATTTTATAAGTATTGTGCGAGTGGAAATGACTTTGTGCTTTTTTATAGTGATAAAAAAGGCGATTTTAAAGAACTTGCTATCAAGCTTTGCAACCGATATAGTGGCATAGGAGCTGATGGACTTATCGTGATTTTACCACATGAAAAATACGACTTTGAGTGGCAGTTTTATAATTGTGATGCAAGTGAGCCTGCAATGTGTGGTAATGGCTCAAGAGCGGCTGCTCACTTTGCCTGCCATATCTTAAAAATGAAGCCAAATTTAAGCTTTTTAACAAAGGCTGGGGTGATCAAAGCAAATGTTGAAGAAGACATCGTTGAAACTCAGCTTACAAAGGTAAAAGATGAGGTGCAAAGCTTTGAATTTGAAGGCAAAAAATGGCAAATTTGTGATACTGGCGTGCCTCATTTGGTGCATTTTTGTGAGGATTTAAGCGAATTTGATCTTAAAACTTGTCAGATTTTACGCCAAAAATACAATGCAAATGTAAATTATGCCAAGATAGAACATGAAAAGCTTTTACGCGTAAGAACCTTTGAACGAGGTGTTGAAAATGAAACTTTAGCTTGCGGCACAGGCATGGCAGCGTGCTTTTATCTTGGAGTTTTACAGAGTAAGCTTGAAAAAAATATCAAAGTTTTACCAAAAAGCGAGGAAGAATTAAGCCTTAGACTTGATGAAGAGGGAAATATATTTTTTCAAGGAAAGGTGAGGTATTGTTTTGAAGCCAAGTATAATTTTTCTTAA